The following are encoded together in the Streptococcus oralis genome:
- a CDS encoding gamma-glutamylcysteine synthetase → MSRSVELLKKRYLKNIKENPDLFIGIELEFPIVNLEGKATDGEVVKDLFRYLPSVLGFTIEKVDDFGNPIQLLDPVSQDTILFEVAYTTIEFAFGKAESIQEVEERFNFYMATIQNKLGEANHAIVGCGIHPNWDKNENCSVSYPRYQMLMAYLNLSRNATKSDLHHFPEYGAFICGSQVQLDVSSSNYLRVINAFTQIEAAKAYLFANSEFSGADWDTKISRDIFWEESMHGIYPENVGVNTRLFKDEDDFFDYLNHSAIFTAERDGQTYYFYPIQVRDYLATPEIQAFTLNGDEVLIHPQEEDFQTHRSYQYQDLTTRGTIEFRSVCTQPLDRTFASAAFHLGLLVHLDKLEAYLRTAPFFTTAGRDYKLLRRQFSKKQLTDEEEAAVLEFSKDLLTLAEEGLEKRDNQEMVYLEPLKKELGL, encoded by the coding sequence ATGTCTCGGTCTGTTGAATTACTAAAGAAACGTTACTTAAAGAATATAAAAGAGAACCCAGATTTATTTATTGGAATTGAGTTAGAATTTCCTATTGTAAATTTAGAGGGTAAGGCTACAGATGGTGAAGTTGTTAAGGATCTCTTTCGGTATTTACCATCAGTATTGGGCTTTACTATCGAAAAAGTGGATGATTTTGGGAATCCAATTCAGTTACTTGATCCAGTCAGCCAAGATACGATCTTGTTTGAGGTTGCTTATACGACGATTGAGTTTGCATTCGGAAAGGCCGAATCTATCCAAGAGGTAGAAGAACGCTTTAACTTCTATATGGCTACGATTCAGAATAAATTGGGTGAAGCTAATCATGCTATTGTTGGCTGCGGCATTCATCCCAACTGGGATAAAAATGAGAATTGTTCAGTGTCTTATCCCCGCTATCAGATGTTGATGGCTTATCTGAATTTGAGTAGAAATGCAACTAAATCAGATTTACATCATTTCCCTGAGTATGGTGCCTTTATCTGTGGAAGTCAGGTTCAACTAGACGTTTCAAGTTCCAACTACCTGCGTGTTATCAATGCTTTTACGCAAATTGAAGCTGCTAAAGCTTATTTGTTTGCAAACTCTGAGTTTTCAGGGGCAGATTGGGATACCAAAATTTCGAGAGATATTTTTTGGGAAGAATCCATGCATGGTATCTATCCAGAGAATGTTGGTGTCAATACTAGACTATTTAAAGATGAGGATGATTTTTTTGACTATTTAAATCATTCTGCGATTTTTACTGCGGAGCGTGATGGGCAGACCTATTATTTTTATCCGATTCAGGTTAGAGATTATTTGGCTACACCTGAAATCCAAGCATTTACCCTTAATGGGGACGAGGTGTTGATTCATCCTCAGGAGGAGGATTTCCAAACCCATCGTAGTTACCAGTACCAAGACTTAACGACTCGAGGGACTATCGAGTTTCGTAGTGTGTGTACGCAACCTCTTGATAGGACTTTTGCTTCTGCCGCCTTTCACTTGGGCTTGTTGGTTCATTTAGACAAGCTTGAAGCTTACTTGCGAACTGCTCCATTTTTTACCACAGCTGGTCGTGATTATAAGCTTCTAAGACGACAATTTTCTAAAAAACAACTCACAGATGAAGAAGAAGCTGCGGTTCTCGAGTTTTCTAAAGATTTACTCACCCTAGCTGAGGAAGGACTGGAGAAAAGAGATAACCAAGAAATGGTTTATTTAGAGCCTCTGAAGAAAGAATTGGGATTATAA
- the thrC gene encoding threonine synthase: MTLVYQSTRDANNTVTASQAILQGLATDGGLFTPLTYPKVDLDFDTLKDASYQEVAKLVLSAFLDDFTAEELDYCINNAYDSKFDTPAIAPLVKLDGQYNLELFHGSTIAFKDMALSILPYFMTTAAKKHGLENKIVILTATSGDTGKAAMAGFADVPGTEIIVFYPKDGVSKVQELQMTTQTGDNTHVIAIDGNFDDAQTNVKHMFNDVALREKLAANKLQFSSANSMNIGRLVPQIVYYVYAYAQLVKSGEIVAGEKVNFTVPTGNFGNILAAFYAKQIGLPVGKLICASNDNNVLTDFFKTRVYDKKREFKVTTSPSMDILVSSNLERLIFHLLGNDAVKTAELMNALSTQGQYELTDFDAAILELFAAEYATEEETATEIKRVYQTDAYIEDPHTAVASAVYRKYKAATGDVTKTVIASTASPYKFPVVAVEAVTGKAGLTDFEALAQLHDISGVAVPPAVDGLEAAPVRHKTTVAAADMQAAVETYLGL; this comes from the coding sequence ATGACATTAGTTTATCAATCAACGCGTGATGCCAATAATACAGTAACTGCCAGCCAAGCTATTTTGCAAGGTTTGGCGACGGATGGTGGTCTGTTTACACCACTTACTTATCCAAAGGTTGATTTGGACTTTGACACATTAAAAGATGCTTCTTACCAAGAAGTGGCTAAATTAGTTTTATCAGCCTTTTTAGATGACTTTACGGCTGAGGAGTTGGACTACTGTATCAACAATGCCTACGATAGCAAGTTTGATACTCCAGCTATTGCGCCATTGGTGAAACTGGATGGGCAATACAACTTGGAACTGTTCCATGGTTCAACGATTGCCTTTAAGGATATGGCCTTGTCTATCTTGCCATACTTTATGACGACAGCCGCTAAAAAGCATGGTTTAGAGAACAAAATCGTCATTTTGACAGCGACATCTGGTGATACTGGAAAAGCTGCTATGGCGGGGTTTGCCGATGTGCCTGGAACTGAGATTATCGTCTTTTATCCAAAGGATGGTGTCAGCAAGGTACAAGAGTTGCAAATGACTACTCAGACTGGCGACAATACTCATGTTATCGCTATTGATGGAAACTTTGATGATGCGCAAACAAACGTGAAACATATGTTTAACGATGTAGCTCTTCGTGAAAAGTTGGCTGCCAATAAACTGCAATTTTCATCAGCTAACTCTATGAACATTGGTCGTTTGGTACCACAGATTGTTTATTATGTTTATGCCTACGCTCAGTTGGTCAAGTCTGGTGAGATTGTGGCTGGTGAAAAGGTCAACTTCACAGTACCAACAGGAAACTTTGGAAATATCTTGGCTGCCTTTTATGCTAAACAAATCGGTCTTCCAGTTGGCAAATTAATCTGTGCTTCAAATGACAATAATGTTTTAACTGACTTCTTTAAAACACGTGTTTACGATAAGAAACGTGAGTTTAAGGTCACGACTAGTCCATCTATGGATATCTTAGTATCTTCAAACTTGGAGCGTTTGATTTTCCATCTTTTGGGGAATGATGCGGTTAAGACAGCTGAACTCATGAACGCCTTGAGTACACAAGGACAATATGAATTGACAGACTTTGATGCAGCGATTCTGGAACTCTTTGCAGCTGAATATGCGACTGAGGAAGAAACTGCGACAGAAATTAAACGTGTTTATCAAACAGATGCCTACATCGAGGATCCCCACACGGCGGTTGCCTCAGCAGTTTATAGAAAATACAAAGCAGCTACTGGCGATGTAACCAAGACAGTGATTGCTTCAACAGCTAGTCCATACAAGTTCCCAGTGGTTGCAGTAGAAGCTGTAACAGGAAAAGCAGGTTTGACAGACTTTGAAGCCTTGGCTCAATTACATGACATTTCAGGAGTGGCAGTGCCACCAGCGGTTGATGGCCTTGAAGCAGCTCCAGTTCGTCATAAAACAACAGTGGCAGCTGCTGACATGCAAGCAGCGGTTGAGACTTATCTAGGACTTTAA
- a CDS encoding MATE family efflux transporter, which translates to MFKKNKDILNIALPAMGENFLQMLIGMVDSYLVAHLGLIAISGVSVAGNIITIYQALFIALGAAISSVISKSLGQKDQSKLAYHVTEALKITLLLSALLGALSLFAGQEMIGLLGTEQDVAESGGLYLSLVGGSIVLLGLMTSLGALIRATHNPRLPLYVSLLSNALNILFSSLAIFVLDMGIAGVAWGTILSRLVGLVILWSQLKLPFEKPTFGLDKELLTLALPAAGERLMMRAGDVVIIALVVSFGTEAVAGNAVGEVLTQFNYMPSFGVATATVMQVARAVGEDNWERVDDLSKQTFWLSLLLMLPLTLSIYALGTPLTHLYTTDPVAVEASVLVALFSLLGTPMATGTVIYTAVWQGLGNARLPFYATSIGMWCIRIGTAYLMGLVLGWGLPGIWAGTLLDNGFRWLFLRYRYQRYMSLKG; encoded by the coding sequence TTGTTTAAGAAAAATAAAGACATTCTTAATATTGCATTGCCAGCTATGGGTGAAAACTTTTTGCAGATGCTCATAGGAATGGTGGACAGTTACTTGGTCGCTCACTTGGGCTTAATCGCCATTTCAGGTGTTTCAGTGGCTGGCAATATTATCACGATTTACCAGGCGCTTTTCATCGCTCTGGGAGCTGCTATTTCCAGCGTTATTTCAAAAAGTTTGGGGCAGAAAGATCAGTCCAAGTTGGCTTATCACGTGACAGAGGCTCTCAAGATAACCCTATTGCTGAGTGCACTTTTAGGCGCTTTATCGCTCTTTGCTGGGCAAGAGATGATAGGGCTCTTGGGAACTGAGCAGGATGTGGCCGAGAGTGGTGGACTCTACCTATCTTTGGTAGGCGGATCGATTGTTCTCTTGGGCTTGATGACCAGTCTAGGTGCCTTGATTCGTGCAACGCATAATCCGCGTCTGCCTCTCTATGTAAGTCTGTTATCCAATGCCTTGAATATTCTTTTTTCAAGTCTAGCTATTTTTGTCCTTGATATGGGCATAGCGGGTGTTGCTTGGGGGACTATCTTGTCTCGCTTAGTCGGTCTTGTGATTTTGTGGTCGCAATTAAAGCTACCTTTTGAGAAACCGACTTTTGGTTTAGATAAGGAACTATTGACTTTGGCTTTGCCAGCGGCAGGAGAACGTCTCATGATGCGGGCTGGAGATGTAGTGATTATTGCATTGGTTGTTTCTTTTGGGACGGAGGCAGTAGCGGGGAATGCAGTCGGAGAAGTCTTGACCCAGTTTAACTATATGCCTTCCTTTGGCGTCGCTACAGCGACGGTCATGCAGGTAGCTCGAGCAGTTGGAGAGGATAACTGGGAAAGAGTAGATGATTTGAGCAAGCAAACCTTTTGGCTTTCCCTGCTTCTCATGTTGCCCTTAACTCTCAGTATCTATGCCTTGGGGACACCATTGACTCATCTCTATACGACCGATCCTGTAGCGGTCGAAGCGAGCGTTTTGGTTGCACTGTTCTCTCTACTAGGAACCCCCATGGCGACAGGGACAGTTATTTATACGGCAGTTTGGCAGGGCTTGGGAAATGCTCGCCTCCCCTTTTATGCGACAAGTATTGGGATGTGGTGTATCCGTATTGGCACAGCCTATCTTATGGGGCTTGTTCTTGGTTGGGGCTTGCCTGGTATTTGGGCCGGAACCCTTTTGGATAATGGTTTCCGTTGGTTATTTCTACGTTACCGTTACCAGCGTTATATGAGCTTGAAAGGATAG
- a CDS encoding HAD family hydrolase, with product MQKTAFIWDLDGTLLDSYEAILSGIEETFAQFSIPYDKEKVREFILKFSVQDLLVQVAEDRNLDAEVLNQVRAQSLAEKNAQVVLMPCAREVLNWADQVGIRNFVYTHKGDNAFTILKDLGLESYFTEILTSQSGFERKPSPEAATYLLDKYQLDPEKTYYIGDRTLDVEFAQNSGIQSINFLESSFEGNHMIRALADIPHIFESK from the coding sequence ATGCAAAAAACAGCCTTTATTTGGGATTTGGACGGGACTTTATTGGACTCATACGAAGCGATTTTGTCAGGGATTGAGGAGACCTTTGCTCAATTTTCTATTCCTTATGATAAGGAGAAAGTGAGAGAGTTTATCCTCAAGTTTTCTGTGCAGGATTTGCTTGTGCAGGTGGCAGAAGATAGAAATCTGGATGCGGAAGTGCTCAATCAGGTACGTGCCCAGAGCCTGGCTGAGAAGAATGCTCAGGTAGTTTTGATGCCATGTGCGCGTGAGGTGTTGAATTGGGCAGACCAAGTAGGGATTCGGAACTTTGTTTACACTCATAAAGGGGACAATGCTTTTACTATTCTAAAGGATCTGGGATTGGAATCCTATTTTACAGAGATTTTAACCAGTCAGAGTGGCTTTGAGCGCAAGCCTAGTCCAGAAGCGGCTACCTATTTGTTAGACAAGTATCAGCTGGATCCTGAGAAGACCTATTATATAGGGGACCGGACTTTAGATGTGGAATTCGCCCAGAATAGCGGCATTCAAAGCATCAACTTTTTAGAGTCTTCTTTTGAAGGCAATCACATGATTCGAGCACTAGCAGATATTCCTCATATTTTTGAGAGTAAGTAA
- a CDS encoding LysM peptidoglycan-binding domain-containing protein, protein MKKRMILASTVALSFAPVLATQAEEVLWTARSVEQIQNDLTKTDNKTSYTVQYGDTLSTIAEALGVDVTVLANLNKITNMDLIFPDTVLTTTVNEAEEVTEVEIQTPQADASEEVTTTTADLTTNQVTVDEQTVQVEDLSKPIEKVPSATETEKSKEVASSSEVSETATVAEETPSTETPVAEETAETTPAEAPVAETTRPVEEEAPQTANPATEETAATTPAEAPVAAAPATETPADTTGTSAAEETTNSDTTTLTYQAEQSQTASRTYSAPAAPDYAGLAVAKSENAGLQPQTAAFKEEIANLFGITSFSGYRPGDSGDHGKGLAIDFMVPVSSALGDQIAEYAVKNMASRGINYIIWKQRFYAPYDSKYGPAYTWNPMPDRGSVTENHYDHVHVSMN, encoded by the coding sequence ATGAAGAAAAGAATGATTTTAGCCTCAACAGTAGCCTTGTCATTTGCCCCAGTATTGGCAACTCAAGCAGAAGAAGTCCTTTGGACTGCACGTAGTGTTGAGCAAATTCAAAACGATTTGACTAAAACGGACAACAAAACAAGCTATACAGTACAGTATGGTGATACCTTGAGCACCATTGCAGAAGCCTTGGGTGTAGATGTCACAGTTCTTGCTAATTTGAACAAAATTACCAATATGGACTTGATTTTCCCAGATACTGTCCTCACTACAACTGTCAATGAGGCAGAAGAGGTAACGGAAGTTGAAATCCAAACTCCTCAAGCAGACGCTAGTGAAGAAGTGACGACTACGACAGCTGATTTGACGACGAATCAAGTAACAGTCGATGAACAAACAGTTCAAGTAGAAGACCTCTCTAAACCAATTGAGAAAGTACCAAGTGCAACAGAGACCGAAAAATCAAAAGAAGTAGCGTCAAGTTCAGAAGTTTCTGAGACAGCGACAGTTGCTGAAGAGACACCATCTACAGAAACACCTGTAGCTGAAGAAACAGCTGAAACGACTCCAGCGGAAGCACCAGTAGCAGAAACAACTCGCCCAGTTGAAGAAGAAGCTCCTCAAACAGCGAATCCAGCTACCGAAGAAACGGCAGCAACAACTCCAGCAGAAGCACCAGTAGCAGCTGCTCCAGCAACTGAAACGCCTGCTGATACAACAGGAACAAGTGCAGCAGAAGAAACAACAAATTCTGATACTACAACTTTGACTTATCAAGCAGAGCAAAGCCAAACGGCTTCAAGAACGTATTCGGCTCCAGCGGCTCCTGACTATGCAGGACTTGCTGTAGCTAAGTCTGAGAATGCTGGTCTTCAACCACAAACTGCAGCCTTCAAAGAAGAAATTGCCAATTTGTTTGGAATTACATCTTTTAGTGGCTACCGTCCTGGTGACAGTGGGGACCATGGTAAAGGTTTGGCCATCGACTTTATGGTTCCAGTGAGTTCAGCACTCGGAGATCAAATTGCAGAATATGCAGTCAAAAATATGGCTAGCCGTGGTATCAACTATATCATTTGGAAACAACGTTTCTACGCTCCATACGATAGTAAATATGGACCAGCCTACACTTGGAATCCAATGCCAGACCGTGGTAGCGTAACCGAAAACCACTATGACCACGTTCACGTATCAATGAACTAA
- a CDS encoding DUF975 family protein, protein MKYQKIDLKTIRLQTRQFQAENPRLFLVYLLPSILVILSGFLNPLARLQESVLEQSFFSMLAQVLQSYLFPLVVSFVSTIFLAGAAFATLRLLKDPDTELSVKSSLALFAEERFSQTFLTLLLKRFYLFLWSIPNLVGVYFLFYSNLLARRFVALHPEFPKLDLSSVETDQFLMTFGLYFFASLILMIVGNILYVPQHYAYSQVEFLLCDTLDLGQAKPRQILKTSRFLMKGYKFQRFVLDLQLLPWYFLNWLTFGIASFSILPYIQNNHIFFYRALLARKRRNG, encoded by the coding sequence ATGAAATACCAAAAAATTGATTTAAAAACCATTCGTCTGCAGACGAGGCAATTTCAGGCTGAAAATCCCCGCCTCTTTCTCGTCTATCTCTTACCTAGCATACTGGTCATCTTATCAGGCTTTCTCAACCCCTTGGCTCGTCTCCAAGAAAGTGTTTTAGAGCAATCCTTTTTCAGCATGCTGGCACAAGTGCTTCAATCCTATCTCTTCCCACTAGTGGTTTCTTTTGTGAGCACGATTTTTCTAGCAGGTGCTGCTTTTGCGACACTCCGACTCCTCAAGGATCCTGATACGGAACTCTCAGTAAAATCAAGCCTGGCCCTCTTTGCTGAAGAGCGCTTCTCGCAAACCTTCCTAACTCTACTCCTCAAACGTTTCTACCTCTTTTTATGGAGCATTCCAAACTTAGTAGGCGTTTATTTTCTCTTTTATAGCAATCTCCTAGCTCGGAGATTTGTTGCCCTACATCCTGAATTTCCAAAATTAGACCTCTCATCCGTTGAAACAGATCAGTTCCTTATGACCTTTGGCCTCTACTTTTTCGCGAGTCTCATCTTGATGATTGTAGGGAACATCCTCTATGTTCCGCAACATTATGCCTACTCACAGGTAGAATTCCTCCTCTGCGACACTCTGGATTTAGGACAGGCTAAACCCCGTCAAATCCTGAAAACCAGCCGTTTCTTGATGAAAGGTTACAAATTCCAGCGCTTTGTCCTCGACCTACAACTACTCCCTTGGTACTTCCTCAACTGGCTCACTTTTGGAATTGCTAGTTTTTCAATCCTTCCCTATATCCAAAACAATCACATCTTCTTTTACAGAGCCCTACTAGCCCGTAAACGTCGAAATGGATAA
- the tgt gene encoding tRNA guanosine(34) transglycosylase Tgt: MSDSPIKYRLIKKEKHTGARLGEIITPHGTFPTPMFMPVGTQATVKTQSPEELKEMGSGIILSNTYHLWLRPGDELIARAGGLHKFMNWDQPILTDSGGFQVYSLADSRNITEEGVTFKNHLNGSKMFLSPEKAISIQNNLGSDIMMSFDECPQFYQPYDYVKKSIERTSRWAERGLKAHRRPQDQGLFGIVQGAGFEDLRRQSAHDLVSMDFPGYSIGGLAVGETHEEMNAVLDFTTQLLPENKPRYLMGVGAPDSLIDGVIRGVDMFDCVLPTRIARNGTCMTSQGRLVVKNAQFAEDFTPLDPECDCYTCKNYTRAYLRHLLKADETFGIRLTSYHNLYFLLNLMKQVRQAIMDDNLLEFREYFVEKYGYNKSGRNF; this comes from the coding sequence ATGTCAGATTCACCAATCAAATACCGTTTGATTAAGAAAGAAAAACACACGGGAGCTCGTCTGGGAGAAATTATCACCCCGCACGGTACCTTTCCAACGCCTATGTTTATGCCAGTTGGGACCCAAGCTACTGTCAAGACCCAGTCACCAGAGGAGTTGAAGGAGATGGGATCAGGGATTATCCTCTCTAATACCTATCATCTCTGGCTTCGTCCTGGAGATGAACTCATCGCACGCGCAGGTGGTCTCCACAAGTTCATGAATTGGGACCAACCAATCTTGACGGATAGTGGTGGTTTCCAGGTTTATTCCCTAGCTGATAGCCGAAATATCACCGAAGAAGGAGTAACCTTTAAAAACCATCTCAATGGCTCCAAGATGTTCCTATCACCAGAGAAAGCCATCTCTATTCAGAACAATCTAGGCTCCGACATCATGATGTCCTTTGACGAATGTCCTCAGTTTTACCAACCTTATGACTACGTTAAGAAATCAATCGAGCGTACTAGCCGTTGGGCTGAGCGTGGTTTGAAGGCTCACCGTCGTCCACAGGATCAAGGTTTGTTTGGAATTGTACAGGGGGCAGGATTTGAAGACCTTCGTCGTCAGTCGGCTCACGACCTTGTCAGCATGGATTTCCCTGGATACTCTATCGGTGGTTTGGCAGTAGGAGAAACGCATGAAGAGATGAATGCCGTCTTGGATTTCACAACTCAACTGCTACCTGAAAACAAACCTCGCTATTTGATGGGTGTCGGAGCGCCAGATAGCTTGATTGATGGAGTTATTCGTGGCGTGGATATGTTTGACTGTGTCTTACCGACTCGTATCGCTCGTAACGGGACTTGTATGACCAGTCAAGGTCGTTTGGTTGTCAAAAATGCCCAATTCGCTGAAGACTTTACGCCACTGGATCCTGAGTGCGATTGCTACACATGTAAGAACTATACACGCGCTTATCTTCGCCACCTACTCAAGGCTGACGAAACCTTTGGTATCCGCTTGACTAGTTACCACAATCTCTACTTCTTACTCAATCTGATGAAGCAGGTCCGCCAAGCCATCATGGATGACAATCTCTTGGAATTCCGTGAGTATTTTGTAGAAAAATATGGCTACAACAAGTCAGGGCGCAATTTCTAA